A genomic segment from Sulfuritalea hydrogenivorans sk43H encodes:
- the lplT gene encoding lysophospholipid transporter LplT, whose protein sequence is MSTGFYIIMAAQFFSALADNALLIAAIAILRDMHAPAEYEPLLKTFFTVSYVVLAAFVGAFADSMPKWRVMFISNGIKILGCSLMFLDLHPLLAYAVVGLGAAAYSPAKYGILTEYLPHRLLVVANGWIEGLTVCAIILGVVLGGALIRPEIALSLLSLDFPLFDTGIDTVAEMTLIIIGTLYLIAAVFNLYVPDTGVDHKPLKKNPVYLFHEFNHCLKLLWRDKLGQISLAVTTLFWGAGATLQFIVLEWAKAALNLDLSKASMLQGVVAVGVAIGAVLAARMITLRKSVRVIPLGIAMGVGVIAMIAVRDMWLAVPLLVLVGIFSGFFVVPMNALLQHRGHILMGAGHSIAVQNFNENLSILIMTSAYSVLLKAQLSIYWIIVLFGLFVAGAMWLVKRQHEINQRERDDVAHLEDVTHH, encoded by the coding sequence ATGAGTACAGGTTTCTACATCATCATGGCAGCGCAGTTTTTTTCCGCGCTGGCCGACAACGCCCTGCTGATTGCAGCCATCGCCATCCTGCGCGACATGCATGCGCCGGCGGAATACGAACCCCTGCTGAAGACCTTTTTCACGGTTTCCTACGTTGTACTGGCTGCCTTCGTCGGCGCCTTTGCCGATTCGATGCCCAAATGGCGGGTCATGTTCATCAGCAACGGCATCAAGATACTCGGTTGCAGCCTGATGTTCCTTGATCTGCATCCATTGCTGGCCTATGCCGTCGTCGGACTCGGAGCCGCCGCCTACTCGCCGGCCAAGTACGGAATCCTCACCGAATACCTGCCGCACCGCCTGCTGGTGGTGGCCAACGGCTGGATCGAAGGCCTGACGGTCTGCGCGATCATCCTCGGCGTAGTGCTGGGCGGCGCCTTGATCAGGCCGGAAATCGCGCTCAGCCTGCTTTCCCTGGACTTTCCGTTATTCGACACCGGCATCGACACCGTCGCCGAAATGACGCTGATCATCATCGGCACGCTTTACCTGATCGCGGCGGTGTTCAATCTCTACGTCCCCGACACCGGGGTGGACCACAAGCCGCTGAAAAAGAACCCGGTCTATCTGTTCCATGAATTCAACCACTGCCTCAAGCTGCTGTGGCGCGACAAGCTGGGCCAGATCTCGCTGGCGGTCACCACGCTGTTCTGGGGCGCCGGAGCGACGCTGCAGTTCATTGTGCTCGAATGGGCCAAGGCCGCCCTGAATCTCGACCTGTCCAAGGCCAGCATGTTGCAGGGCGTGGTCGCCGTCGGCGTGGCCATCGGCGCCGTGCTCGCGGCGCGCATGATCACGCTGCGCAAATCGGTGCGGGTAATCCCGCTGGGGATCGCCATGGGCGTTGGCGTGATCGCCATGATCGCCGTGCGCGACATGTGGCTGGCCGTGCCGCTGCTGGTTCTGGTGGGCATTTTCTCGGGCTTCTTCGTGGTGCCGATGAATGCCCTGCTGCAGCATCGCGGTCACATCCTGATGGGTGCTGGACATTCCATCGCGGTACAGAACTTCAACGAAAATCTTTCAATCCTGATCATGACCAGCGCCTATTCGGTGCTGCTCAAGGCCCAGTTGTCGATCTATTGGATCATTGTTCTCTTCGGACTGTTCGTCGCCGGCGCGATGTGGCTGGTCAAGCGCCAGCACGAGATCAACCAGCGCGAACGCGACGACGTCGCGCATCTCGAAGACGTCACCCATCACTGA